A window of the Paenibacillus woosongensis genome harbors these coding sequences:
- a CDS encoding Ger(x)C family spore germination C-terminal domain-containing protein has translation MRKWQYPRLVFLLCLVSLLLAGCQFKDVDRRAFVLSFGIDSVQTEEAGGEGGEGKEGEGKGKGKGKHLIEVSLKLAIPEGDPTKRNQEAIVISQISSSIPEAIRLLKSKVDKELDFSLCKTLLFGEGYARNNISEMTDWMVRRRDIQLVAYNGVARPTAKEVLGVRLKSERVPAYYLILSLGKEGTESPFIVSTFSYNLRRHLTEQGLDPVLPLVEKEGEDTLLINKAVLLDNQRIRAELTPDEARLLNLLTQRGLRTSFNVEMDGNIYSYNMETNRSKFKLAKSNKGNMVVQYTVGGRASLEDNTGGIEMTGPILRAVSKAASEQWEKEIKQFLVKIHGTGLDPFGWGLRYSAMNWNNATELEEWRRIYPNLEFSVKADVQVRYSGMIR, from the coding sequence TTTCGGAATTGATTCCGTTCAAACGGAGGAAGCGGGCGGAGAAGGCGGAGAAGGAAAAGAGGGAGAAGGCAAGGGTAAGGGTAAGGGTAAGCATTTGATCGAGGTTTCGCTTAAACTGGCTATTCCCGAAGGTGATCCGACAAAACGTAATCAGGAAGCCATTGTCATTTCTCAGATTTCAAGCAGCATACCGGAGGCAATTCGCCTGCTGAAATCAAAGGTGGATAAGGAGCTGGATTTCAGCCTTTGCAAGACGCTATTGTTCGGAGAGGGATATGCCCGGAACAATATTTCCGAAATGACCGATTGGATGGTCAGGCGCAGGGATATTCAACTAGTCGCCTATAACGGAGTGGCCAGGCCTACGGCCAAGGAAGTGCTTGGCGTACGTCTAAAAAGCGAGCGGGTCCCCGCTTATTACCTCATTTTAAGCTTGGGGAAGGAAGGAACTGAATCGCCTTTCATCGTCAGCACGTTCTCCTATAATTTACGGCGTCATTTGACGGAGCAAGGCCTGGATCCTGTTCTGCCTCTCGTGGAGAAAGAAGGGGAGGATACTCTTCTGATTAATAAAGCAGTGCTGCTGGACAATCAGAGAATACGCGCTGAATTAACGCCCGACGAGGCAAGACTGCTTAATTTGCTAACCCAGCGAGGGCTGCGGACCAGCTTCAATGTAGAAATGGATGGTAACATATATAGTTACAATATGGAAACTAACCGATCCAAATTCAAATTGGCTAAATCGAATAAGGGTAACATGGTCGTGCAGTATACCGTCGGAGGCAGGGCATCGTTGGAGGATAACACGGGCGGAATCGAGATGACAGGGCCCATTCTCAGAGCCGTTTCCAAAGCGGCCAGCGAGCAGTGGGAAAAGGAAATTAAGCAATTCCTTGTCAAAATCCATGGAACCGGGCTAGATCCGTTCGGATGGGGGTTAAGATACAGCGCCATGAATTGGAACAACGCTACGGAGCTTGAAGAGTGGAGAAGGATATATCCGAATTTGGAATTCAGCGTCAAGGCGGATGTGCAGGTTAGATATTCGGGCATGATCCGCTAG
- a CDS encoding LacI family DNA-binding transcriptional regulator, which translates to MTTIYDIAKLTGFSPTTVSKVFNGYSDVSEKTRRKILEAAQQLDYVPNAHARSLTTKRSWTIGVLFNESSGAGILHPYFGGVIEGFKKVATSKGYDLMFITKDIGGKPSGYLEHCKIRGVDGIVVILPDYDDPYFHELVEADIPCVLLDSESEHASTIYSDNTMGSEMAVDYLYSLGHRSIAHIGGGHSFAGEKRTQGFIEAMQRRGLSPKPEFIVQGSYDFTVDSGRKAMEQLLQLQDRPTAVFAAGDNLAVGAMIAMREQGVSVPEDISVIGFDDIEMAKYLTPALTTIRQNTYGLGSRAANMLIYSIEGHKELQRDMLPVELVIRDSCRPL; encoded by the coding sequence TTGACTACGATTTATGATATTGCCAAGTTAACCGGATTTTCGCCGACCACGGTGTCCAAGGTGTTCAACGGCTATTCGGACGTTAGCGAGAAGACCCGCCGTAAGATTCTCGAGGCCGCGCAGCAGCTGGATTATGTTCCGAACGCCCATGCCCGGTCGCTAACGACCAAGCGTTCCTGGACGATCGGCGTGCTGTTCAATGAATCGTCAGGAGCCGGAATTTTGCATCCTTATTTCGGCGGCGTCATTGAAGGCTTCAAGAAGGTGGCTACCTCGAAAGGCTACGATCTGATGTTTATCACAAAGGATATCGGGGGCAAGCCCAGCGGGTATCTGGAGCATTGTAAAATACGCGGCGTCGATGGTATCGTCGTGATTTTGCCGGACTATGATGACCCTTATTTCCACGAACTGGTGGAGGCGGATATTCCTTGCGTCCTGCTGGATTCCGAATCGGAGCATGCCAGCACGATCTATTCCGACAATACGATGGGCAGCGAGATGGCCGTTGATTATTTATATTCGCTCGGACACCGCTCCATCGCTCATATTGGGGGCGGGCATTCCTTTGCCGGCGAGAAGCGGACTCAGGGCTTCATCGAAGCCATGCAGCGGCGGGGCTTGTCGCCTAAGCCGGAGTTCATCGTGCAAGGCAGCTATGACTTTACCGTAGACAGCGGAAGGAAGGCAATGGAGCAGCTGCTTCAACTGCAGGATCGCCCCACGGCGGTGTTCGCGGCCGGGGATAATCTGGCTGTCGGCGCAATGATTGCGATGAGGGAGCAGGGGGTATCCGTTCCAGAAGACATCTCCGTCATCGGCTTTGACGATATTGAAATGGCGAAATATTTGACGCCAGCCCTGACGACGATCCGCCAGAATACATATGGACTTGGCAGCAGGGCCGCAAACATGTTAATCTATTCGATAGAAGGCCATAAAGAATTACAGCGAGATATGCTTCCAGTCGAGCTGGTTATACGCGATTCATGCCGCCCTTTGTAG
- a CDS encoding cellobiose phosphorylase — protein MSNYSFDQNAFVIKQFDKAKPFSSFLPGLAGLKGIPMWTFYVNRGQAVCSFGIRDKKSPIMEFSPASITYQSVSSKGFRTFIKREGAKGIYEPFQSAAPDAAAERKMVILPNEIGIEEVNKEQGIGIKVTYFQVPNDDYAALVRKVEITNISGEPMKLEVLDGLPEILPYGVDNAGYKEVGNLLRSWMEVYNLDNSIPYYRVRSSTSDSAEVSEVQSGHFYLSFGQDGKVVKPIVDFQIIFGDNTSLAYPDRFAERSLAELTAEQEYCTNKVPCGFTGLSAQLAAGETTTLYTLIGHIESMERLNEKAPSIASPAYIAVKQAEAGQLTEELTDDIATRTSSPLFDAYCRQSYMDNFLRGGYPFLFENGREGFVIHLYSRKHGDLERDYNFFSIAPEYYSQGNGNFRDANQNRRNDIYFNPRVGTFNIVTFFSLIQADGYNPLGVEGTSFTVQEQRAAGLREWVETSVSNPKIAEKLQALCLGKFTPGKVISLLADKDAGLRRSEEEVLTGILSLAEQNIEAAFGEGYWSDHWTYNMDLVEGYLDIFPDRKEKLLFGEEVYTFFDSPARVLPRSEKYVINGTKVRQYGALEHDEEKMQRFGLSLNDTNWLKTKHGEGEIFRTNLFVKLISLSLNKFATLDPYGMGVEMEGDKPGWNDAMNGLPGLFGSGMSETFELKRIVKLVIEASELYGDRQVGLPEEMHELLERVSLLMERQFAGELEQFNYWDQVAAAREQYRDEIRFGISGELKQISLAELGSIYKQMLKKIDQGIERAIELGHGLTPTYFVFEAVEYEPVIDAQGKPVISGYGLPKVIVKKFEAKPLPHFLEGPARWLKTIDDKAQAEKAYELIRQSDLFDKEIQMYKTSVSLDGESQEIGRIRAFTPGWLERESVFLHMSYKYLLALLKSGLYEQFFAEMKTSLIPFLDPAVYGRSTLENSSFIATSVNPDPHVHGRGFVARLSGSTAEFISMWIKMMIGSQVFSIKDGQLQLAFEPTLPGWLFDEQGKVGFKFLGSTEVTYHNPRKADTFGADKAMVERIQLTKKDGSTADIAGSVIGPELAHEVRNGQVAAIDIYLN, from the coding sequence ATGTCTAACTATTCATTTGATCAGAACGCTTTCGTCATCAAGCAGTTTGATAAAGCCAAGCCTTTCTCGAGCTTTCTCCCTGGTTTGGCAGGCCTGAAGGGAATTCCGATGTGGACGTTCTACGTCAACCGCGGCCAGGCGGTATGCAGCTTCGGCATTCGCGACAAGAAAAGCCCGATCATGGAATTCTCTCCGGCGAGCATCACGTACCAGTCGGTATCATCCAAAGGCTTCAGAACCTTTATCAAGCGGGAAGGCGCGAAAGGAATCTATGAACCGTTTCAAAGCGCGGCTCCAGATGCCGCTGCCGAGCGGAAAATGGTGATTCTGCCGAATGAAATCGGCATTGAGGAAGTCAACAAGGAGCAGGGAATCGGAATCAAGGTGACTTATTTCCAAGTGCCAAACGACGACTATGCCGCCCTGGTGCGGAAAGTGGAGATCACTAATATTTCCGGGGAGCCCATGAAGCTTGAGGTGCTGGACGGTCTGCCGGAAATTCTGCCATACGGTGTAGACAACGCCGGATACAAGGAAGTCGGAAACCTGCTGCGGAGCTGGATGGAAGTATACAATCTGGACAACAGCATTCCCTATTACCGCGTACGTTCAAGCACAAGCGACAGTGCGGAGGTCAGCGAGGTGCAGAGCGGCCATTTCTATCTTTCGTTCGGCCAGGACGGCAAGGTCGTCAAGCCGATTGTCGACTTCCAGATCATTTTTGGCGACAATACGTCCCTGGCGTACCCGGACCGTTTTGCCGAGCGTTCCCTCGCCGAGCTGACGGCGGAGCAGGAGTACTGCACGAATAAGGTGCCTTGCGGTTTTACGGGATTATCCGCGCAATTGGCAGCTGGCGAGACGACTACGCTGTATACGTTAATCGGCCATATTGAGAGCATGGAGCGTTTGAATGAAAAAGCGCCATCCATTGCTAGTCCTGCTTACATTGCCGTGAAGCAGGCGGAAGCAGGTCAATTGACGGAGGAGCTGACCGATGATATCGCGACCCGGACATCATCGCCGCTCTTTGATGCATACTGCCGTCAGAGCTATATGGATAACTTCCTGCGCGGCGGCTATCCGTTCCTGTTCGAGAACGGCCGGGAAGGGTTTGTCATTCACTTATATTCCCGCAAGCACGGGGATTTGGAGCGCGATTACAATTTCTTCTCGATCGCGCCGGAGTATTATTCTCAAGGGAACGGGAACTTCCGCGACGCCAACCAGAACCGCAGGAACGATATTTACTTCAATCCGCGGGTAGGCACGTTTAATATCGTGACGTTCTTCAGCTTAATTCAGGCGGACGGTTATAACCCGTTGGGCGTAGAGGGCACGAGCTTCACGGTGCAGGAGCAGCGGGCGGCCGGCCTGCGGGAATGGGTGGAGACTTCGGTATCGAACCCGAAGATCGCCGAGAAGTTGCAGGCCCTTTGCCTAGGCAAATTTACGCCAGGTAAAGTGATCTCCCTGCTGGCGGACAAGGACGCAGGCCTGCGGCGGAGTGAGGAAGAGGTACTGACGGGGATTCTGTCCCTAGCGGAGCAGAATATCGAAGCCGCCTTCGGCGAAGGGTACTGGTCGGATCACTGGACGTACAATATGGATCTCGTCGAGGGATATCTGGATATTTTCCCGGATCGCAAAGAAAAGCTGCTGTTCGGGGAAGAGGTCTACACATTCTTCGACAGCCCGGCACGGGTGCTCCCGCGAAGCGAGAAATACGTCATCAACGGGACGAAGGTGCGCCAATACGGAGCGCTGGAGCATGATGAGGAGAAAATGCAGAGGTTCGGCCTGTCCCTTAATGATACGAACTGGCTGAAAACGAAGCATGGAGAAGGCGAGATATTCCGCACGAATCTGTTCGTCAAGCTGATCTCGTTGTCGCTGAACAAATTTGCGACGCTTGACCCTTATGGCATGGGCGTGGAAATGGAAGGCGACAAGCCGGGCTGGAACGATGCGATGAACGGCCTTCCAGGGTTGTTCGGCTCCGGCATGAGCGAGACGTTCGAGCTGAAGCGGATCGTGAAGCTGGTCATCGAGGCAAGCGAGCTGTATGGCGATCGGCAGGTGGGCCTTCCAGAAGAGATGCATGAGCTGCTTGAACGGGTAAGCTTGTTAATGGAGCGTCAATTCGCCGGGGAGCTTGAACAGTTCAATTACTGGGACCAAGTGGCTGCCGCTCGCGAGCAGTACCGCGACGAGATCCGCTTCGGAATCAGCGGCGAGCTGAAGCAGATTTCACTTGCTGAGCTAGGATCCATTTACAAACAAATGCTGAAAAAAATCGATCAAGGCATCGAACGGGCTATTGAATTGGGCCATGGCCTGACGCCGACATATTTCGTCTTCGAAGCGGTGGAATACGAGCCTGTTATAGATGCTCAGGGCAAACCTGTCATTAGCGGCTATGGTCTGCCGAAGGTCATCGTGAAGAAATTTGAAGCGAAGCCTTTGCCGCATTTCCTTGAAGGGCCGGCCCGCTGGCTGAAGACGATCGACGACAAGGCGCAAGCCGAGAAGGCGTATGAGCTGATCCGGCAGAGCGACCTGTTCGATAAAGAGATCCAGATGTACAAAACCTCGGTGAGCCTGGATGGCGAATCCCAGGAGATCGGCCGGATTCGGGCCTTTACGCCAGGCTGGCTGGAGCGGGAGTCGGTATTCCTCCACATGAGCTATAAATATTTGCTGGCACTGCTGAAGAGCGGGCTGTATGAGCAGTTTTTTGCGGAAATGAAGACGTCATTGATTCCGTTCCTGGATCCTGCGGTATACGGCCGCAGTACACTGGAGAACTCGTCGTTTATCGCTACAAGCGTCAACCCTGACCCTCATGTGCATGGCCGTGGCTTTGTTGCCCGATTAAGCGGCTCGACTGCCGAGTTTATCAGCATGTGGATTAAAATGATGATCGGCAGCCAGGTGTTCAGCATCAAGGACGGCCAGCTGCAGCTTGCCTTTGAACCGACTTTGCCGGGATGGTTGTTCGATGAGCAAGGGAAAGTTGGATTTAAATTCCTTGGCAGCACGGAGGTGACCTACCATAATCCGCGTAAGGCGGATACGTTTGGCGCAGATAAAGCGATGGTAGAGCGAATTCAGCTGACGAAGAAGGATGGCTCCACAGCCGATATCGCCGGTAGCGTCATTGGCCCCGAACTGGCGCATGAAGTCCGGAATGGCCAAGTGGCTGCAATCGATATCTACTTGAACTAA